Proteins from a genomic interval of Callospermophilus lateralis isolate mCalLat2 chromosome 1, mCalLat2.hap1, whole genome shotgun sequence:
- the Cct8l2 gene encoding T-complex protein 1 subunit theta-like 2 — protein sequence MGSRVLPALKLPQRLGPSLEDSQRTPGGVPENLLSSTAAIQTLASVIRPCYGPQGRQKFLVTDNGETVCTGYTAAILRVLQLEHPAARFVREAAQTQAENSGDGTAFVVLLIEALLEQAEYLLRAGLPRTQLREAYATANKEVLAALPSLAIRSLGPLEDPSWALHSVMNTHSLSHTNYLTKLVAQACWASRESDGSFKPERVGVCTLPGGTLKDSHLLPGLAISGEPCGQMTAVLTGARVALFVCPFGPANPNAPATAHLSNPNDLTKFMTESDQLLEKQVAQLAAGGINVAVVWGDIDKKALILADNYGIMVIQAKFRKEVAYLSEVLGTPLLTYLLPPLEPGKCHRIYRQELVNGVAVLFECESVGTPALTLVLRGATAEGLRGAEQAVYHGIDAYFQLCQDPRLLPGAGAVEMALARMLSDKGSKLEGPNGPAFLAFAQALRSLPKTLAENAGLGVSQVMAEMSGIHQAGNFLIGVGTEGIINVAQEGVWDTLMAKAQGLQTVAEAVLQLVTIDGIVVAKSSSLNQQILNPDSKKAKECLSHPRKRILQMYK from the coding sequence ATGGGCAGCAGAGTCCTTCCAGCCCTGAAACTACCTCAGAGGCTGGGGCCCAGCCTGGAGGACAGCCAAAGAACTCCAGGAGGGGTACCAGAAAACCTGCTGAGCAGCACAGCTGCAATCCAGACCCTGGCCAGTGTCATCCGGCCTTGCTATGGCCCCCAAGGCCGGCAGAAGTTCCTAGTAACAGATAATGGGGAAACTGTGTGCacgggctacactgctgccatccTCAGGGTCCTGCAGCTGGAGCACCCAGCAGCCAGGTTTGTCCGAGAAGCAGCCCAAACACAGGCAGAAAACAGTGGGGACGGCACCGCATTCGTGGTTCTCCTGATAGAAGCCCTGCTGGAGCAGGCTGAATACCTCCTGAGGGCGGGGCTTCCTCGCACCCAGCTCCGGGAGGCCTATGCCACTGCTAATAAAGAAGTCCTGGCTGCACTGCCTTCCCTGGCCATCAGGTCTCTGGGGCCTTTGGAAGATCCGTCCTGGGCCCTCCACTCTGTGATGAATACTCACTCCCTGTCCCACACAAACTACTTGACCAAACTGGTGGCCCAAGCTTGCTGGGCTAGTAGGGAGTCAGATGGTAGCTTCAAGCCTGAGCGTGTTGGAGTGTGCACACTGCCTGGAGGGACCCTGAAGGATTCGCACCTCCTCCCAGGGTTAGCAATATCCGGAGAACCCTGTGGTCAAATGACCGCAGTGTTGACTGGTGCCAGAGTGGCTCTGTTTGTCTGTCCCTTTGGTCCTGCCAACCCAAATGCACCAGCAACTGCCCATCTCTCtaaccccaatgacctaactaaATTTATGACAGAAAGCGATCAATTACTAGAAAAGCAAGTAGCCCAGCTGGCAGCTGGGGGAATTAATGTGGCAGTGGTATGGGGGGACATTGATAAGAAAGCCCTCATCCTGGCCGACAATTATGGCATCATGGTGATTCAAGCCAAGTTCCGGAAGGAGGTGGCTTATCTGAGTGAGGTGCTGGGCACCCCCCTGTTAACTTATCTGCTTCCTCCCCTGGAGCCAGGGAAATGCCATCGGATTTACAGACAGGAGCTGGTAAACGGTGTGGCTGTGCTATTTGAGTGCGAATCTGTGGGCACCCCCGCCCTCACGTTGGTCCTCAGGGGTGCCACAGCTGAGGGGCTGCGGGGTGCAGAACAGGCTGTCTACCATGGCATTGATGCCTATTTCCAGCTGTGTCAAGATCCCAGACTGCTTCCAGGAGCTGGCGCTGTAGAGATGGCCCTGGCCAGAATGCTCTCAGATAAAGGAAGCAAATTGGAAGGGCCAAACGGtccagctttcctagcatttgcccAAGCCCTGAGGTCTCTTCCTAAAACCTTGGCAGAGAATGCAGGCTTAGGTGTTTCACAGGTGATGGCAGAAATGAGTGGAATTCACCAGGCTGGGAACTTTTTAATTGGAGTGGGAACTGAAGGGATAATAAATGTGGCCCAGGAGGGGGTGTGGGACACCCTAATGGCCAAAGCCCAAGGACTTCAAACAGTGGCTGAAGCAGTGCTGCAGCTTGTGACTATAGATGGGATTGTGGTGGCCAAGAGCAGCTCCCTGAATCAGCAGATCTTGAATCCTGACTCCAAGAAGGCCAAGGAGTGCCTGTCTCACCCAAGGAAAAGAATCCTTCAAATGTACAAGTAG